In Lasioglossum baleicum chromosome 19, iyLasBale1, whole genome shotgun sequence, the following proteins share a genomic window:
- the LOC143218332 gene encoding uncharacterized protein LOC143218332 — protein MAATTRKGLKRKYVEKVADNEKVLDETDSEMNSDIVEDVEIITKKRRKQPKKLNRRVTVSESSDNSLDFTKRDSPPQILKSNTVESTSTPPSNLCQDDINSLKNYINETIEQNCKPLSVKLSQLTSMMVDIKATLNELLGRSIDHKSTNNSCDVISDFNEIWKLPCQTVEDFKIFDEKIGKEIDVRKKLAHKFISIINKRTTIVRNMSEILRYCLSREVALRCNAFVFMLIDFDEIFSMCITTTKYI, from the exons ATGGCTGCGACGACTAGGAAAGGCCTCAAGCGAAAATATGTGGAAAAAGTTGCAGATAACGAAAAAG TTTTAGATGAGACGGATTCTGAAATGAATTCTGATATTGTTGAAGACGTCGAGATCATaacgaaaaaaagaaggaaGCAACCGAAGAAATTAAACAGAAGAGTCACCGTTTCAGAAAGTTCCGACAATAGCTTAGACTTTACTAAACGCGATTCACCGCCGCAAATATTAAAATCAAACACAGTTGAATCTACATCCACTCCACCGTCGAATTTATGTCAAGACGACATCAATTCATTGAAAA ATTACATCAACGAAACAATAGAACAAAATTGCAAACCCCTATCAGTTAAATTAAGCCAACTGACAAGTATGATGGTCGACATAAAAGCAACCCTGAACGAGCTGTTAGGAAGATCAATCGATCATAAGAGCACTAACAACAGTTGCGATGTTAtttccgattttaatgaaatttggaAACTTCCGTGTCAGACGGTAGAGGACTTCAAAATATTTGATGAAAAAATCGGAAAGGAGATAGATGTCCGTAAAAAATTG GCACACAAATTTATTAGCATTATAAACAAACGAACAACAATCGTCAGAAATATGAGCGAAATACTGAGATACTGCTTATCTCGAGAAGTTGCTCTCAGATGCAATGCA TTCGTgtttatgttaatcgatttcgatgaaattttcagcatgtgtataactactaCGAAATATATCTAA
- the LOC143218331 gene encoding uncharacterized protein LOC143218331 has translation MVTNKLDPETLMDWEQQIGAETTPATFAELEKYLLSRIRALEAVARATGTQKSRSASSGKPQSSAKSHQAVANSTSDGTSEREIKSSTLSCTLCSGAHYLSACPDYHRKTIEQRQDFLKQKNLCFNCLGPHQFRNCRSIKRCRICGNSHHTSIHRSNNSSENKAPAVSNLQEPNSPAFVTAVEKTPASVPPRRENTQAGTAASTNIALSVSVHYEPVLLATALVKVTSCYGESYEARALLDQGSEVSFITESLAQCLKLPRQRISLPINGIGAQRSTVSRGLINVTIASRMSPVFSLSVNAYVLSKLTSYTPPSRVIRNPWPHLESLELADPEFSSAARIDLILGTEVYSAILEEGIRKGGPGSPIAQKTTLGWILSGSVSSEPHSDLGEHPAQGLQCSVDLELHGLVQRFWEQEEATPAPRIALSEAEYQCEQFFKETHSRDSNGRYIVRIPLKYKPEDLGNSYTPALRALIRQENRFALDSSIKAAYSKFMNEYEALNHMALVPTETSLPQNAFYLPHHSVIRESSSTTKVRVVFNGSNRTNYGISVNDLQHVEPIPQELISQWNRFEEDLKDISSISVPRWLGYSASSSVVELHGFSDASQSALGAVIYLRVIADLNDARVTLVSAKTRVAPLNKVTVPRLELSAALLLVPIHLWTDSTVALAYIRGDARRWADFVQNRVTEIQELSNCQWHHISGKDNPADCASRGLSPTELREHDEPPVVWNLVDRFSSLRTLLRITAWCFRALEKFRRNKGAADQSSSLTPEELNHARLFWVKLTQTAFFKVEINQLRRAVHLEIATDYSTNGFIAAYKRFISRRGICATLSSDCGTNFIGADKELRNLFQASSKEAAALANILANDGTRWKFNPPSSPHFGGKWEAAVKSVKFHLKRVIGDTGLTYEEFSTLLSQIEAILNSRPLCPLSDDPTDPSALTPGHFLIGTALTTTPEPAIIDLPNSRLSRWQLLRQMLERFWKRWSAEYLQHLQTISKWQRRSDAFKIGSLVLVADERYPPSKWALGRIIDVHPGQDNLVRVATVKTQHSVYKRPIVKLVMLPISTNDDNSTESTLSTKD, from the exons ATGGTGACTAACAAACTCGACCCGGAAACCCTAATGGACTGGGAACAACAAATCGGCGCGGAAACTACACCCGCGACATTCGCGGAGCTCGAAAAGTATCTTCTGAGTCGTATACGTGCTCTCGAAGCTGTAGCACGAGCTACGGGGACTCAAAAATCGCGCTCGGCTTCTTCCGGAAAACCTCAATCGAGTGCAAAATCGCATCAAGCGGTCGCGAATTCAACAAGCGACGGCACTTCAGAGAGAGAAATCAAATCATCTACGTTATCGTGTACGCTTTGCAGTGGTGCTCATTATCTTTCGGCGTGTCCAGATTACCACCGCAAAACTATTGAGCAACGGCAAGATTTTCTTAAACAGAAGAATCTCTGCTTTAACTGCCTCGGTCCGCATCAATTTCGCAACTGTCGGTCAATCAAACGGTGCCGAATCTGTGGGAATTCTCATCACACGTCAATCCATCGATCGAACAATTCGTCGGAAAACAAAGCTCCCGCCGTTTCGAACCTGCAGGAGCCTAACTCACCGGCATTCGTTACAGCCGTTGAAAAAACTCCCGCGTCCGTGCCTCCGCGTCGTGAAAATACTCAAGCGGGAACGGCCGCTTCGACGAATATCGCTCTCTCTGTCTCGGTACACTACGAACCTGTCCTACTCGCGACCGCTCTTGTCAAAGTCACTTCATGCTACGGTGAATCGTACGAAGCTCGAGCCCTTCTCGATCAAGGATCAGAGGTCTCGTTCATAACGGAATCTCTTGCCCAATGTCTCAAATTACCGCGACAACGAATTTCTCTTCCGATTAACGGTATTGGTGCTCAACGTTCGACAGTCTCTCGGGGACTCATCAATGTGACTATCGCTTCGCGTATGAGTCCCGTGTTTTCGCTCTCAGTGAACGCTTACGTTCTTTCAAAGTTGACATCGTATACACCACCAAGCAGAGTTATCAGAAATCCATGGCCACACCTCGAAAGTCTTGAGCTAGCAGATCCTGAGTTCTCCTCAGCGGCGAGAATTGACTTGATTCTCGGCACGGAAGTTTATAGCGCAATCCTCGAGGAAGGAATCCGCAAAGGCGGTCCCGGCAGCCCCATCGCTCAAAAAACCACTCTAGGATGGATTCTCTCTGGTTCCGTCTCATCTGAGCCGCACTCAGATCTTGGTGAGCATCCAGCACAAGGGTTACAATGTTCCGTTGACCTCGAACTCCATGGTTTGGTCCAACGATTCTGGGAACAAGAAGAAGCTACTCCCGCGCCGCGCATCGCGCTCTCCGAAGCGGAATATCAGTGCGAACAATTCTTCAAGGAAACGCACTCTCGCGACTCGAACGGACGCTATATCGTACGCATACCTTTGAAGTATAAGCCAGAAGATCTCGGAAACTCGTATACTCCCGCATTACGCGCTCTCATACGTCAGGAGAATCGTTTCGCTCTGGACTCATCTATCAAAGCAGCATACTCAAAGTTTATGAATGAGTATGAAGCTCTCAATCACATGGCTCTCGTTCCGACTGAAACCTCACTGCCTCAAAATGCCTTTTATCTTCCTCATCATTCAGTTATTCGAGAGTCCAGCTCAACCACGAAAGTCCGTGTTGTTTTCAACGGCTCAAATCGAACCAACTACGGAATATCAGTGAATGACCTTCAACACGTTGAGCCAATACCTCAAGAACTTATTTCACAATGGAACAGATTCGAAGAGGACCTCAAAGACATTTCCTCAATTTCAGTGCCTCGGTGGCTCGGGTATAGCGCGTCCTCATCCGTAGTCGAGTTGCACGGGTTTTCTGACGCTTCTCAATCGGCGCTCGGTGCAGTAATTTACCTTCGCGTGATTGCAGATCTGAATGACGCTCGCGTGACGCTTGTCTCCGCTAAGACCCGAGTCGCTCCTCTCAACAAAGTTACGGTTCCTCGACTCGAACTCTCAGCCGCACTCCTCTTG GTTCCAATTCATCTGTGGACGGATTCCACAGTCGCGCTCGCGTACATTCGTGGTGACGCCCGTCGGTGGGCGGATTTCGTTCAAAACCGTGTAACCGAAATTCAAGAACTCTCGAACTGTCAATGGCATCACATCTCAGGGAAGGACAATCCTGCCGACTGTGCCTCGCGTGGACTATCTCCTACCGAGCTGAGAGAGCAC GACGAACCTCCAGTAGTCTGGAATCTCGTGGACAGGTTCTCGAGTCTAAGGACTCTTCTACGCATCACAGCATGGTGTTTTCGCGCCCTCGAAAAGTTTCGACGCAATAAGGGCGCCGCAGATCAATCCTCGTCGCTGACTCCCGAAGAACTTAATCACGCACGTCTTTTCTGGGTGAAGCTCACTCAGACAGCGTTctttaaagttgaaattaatcAACTACGGCGAG CTGTTCACTTGGAAATAGCTACCGACTATTCCACCAACGGCTTCATCGCCGCTTATAAACGTTTTATAAGTCGACGAGGCATCTGTGCAACGCTCAGCAGTGACTGTGGCACCAATTTCATCGGTGCTGACAAGGAACTGCGAAACCTTTTTCAAGCTTCCTCCAAAGAAGCAGCCGCTCTCGCCAACATTTTAGCGAATGATGGAACTCGCTGGAAATTTAATCCACCATCATCACCACACTTCGGAGGGAAATGGGAAGCGGCTGTCAAATCAGTAAAGTTTCACCTCAAAAGAGTCATCGGAGACACTGGCCTCACTTACGAGGAATTTTCAACATTGCTCTCGCAGATTGAGGCCATCCTCAACTCGCGCCCTCTTTGCCCGCTCTCGGATGACCCAACGGATCCATCAGCTCTTACCCCGGGTCATTTTCTCATTGGTACGGCATTAACGACCACTCCTGAGCCTGCAATCATCGATCTGCCAAACTCTCGACTTTCACGATGGCAACTTTTGCGTCAGATGCTGGAACGATTTTGGAAACGCTGGAGTGCCGAATACCTTCAACATCTCCAGACGATTTCCAAGTGGCAACGCAGATCTGACGCGTTCAAAATCGGATCTCTCGTGCTCGTCGCAGACGAACGATATCCACCGTCAAAATGGGCTCTAGGACGGATCATTGACGTCCACCCTGGTCAGGACAATCTAGTTCGGGTTGCTACCGTGAAAACCCAACATTCGGTTTATAAACGACCGATTGTGAAACTTGTCATGCTGCCCATCTCAACCAACGACGATAACTCAACAGAATCAACGCTGTCAACCAAGGACTAG